One part of the Rhodococcus oxybenzonivorans genome encodes these proteins:
- a CDS encoding LysR family transcriptional regulator translates to MELRQVEYFLAVVEHEGIGGAAASLGVAQPTISQALRGLERELGVQLFHRIGRGMVLSAAGRSMVGPSRQILRDVTAVEDLLATADGELAGRLDVMAFPALVLGPLVDLVAEFRQAYPKVAVRFGELKSEAQAASLIEDGHCEFVVAHLPLDEDGLDVVELGEQEYWLVYPADTEVPDGPVPLSALPKVPMVFVPRGHSLADEIEEAIRHAGARPPLAVLSDHREARLPLVLAGIGGTLVERSIAESARDRAIVREVEPRFARRFGIAFDPETLSPVGRAFVELIRARGTGPQGN, encoded by the coding sequence ATGGAGTTACGTCAGGTCGAGTACTTCCTCGCCGTCGTCGAGCACGAGGGCATAGGCGGTGCCGCCGCATCATTGGGCGTCGCCCAGCCGACCATCTCCCAGGCATTGCGGGGTCTCGAGCGGGAACTGGGCGTGCAACTGTTCCATCGCATCGGCCGGGGCATGGTTCTCAGCGCCGCCGGACGAAGCATGGTGGGCCCGAGCCGCCAGATCCTGCGCGACGTCACCGCCGTCGAGGATCTGCTCGCCACCGCCGACGGAGAACTCGCCGGCCGCCTCGACGTGATGGCGTTTCCCGCCCTGGTCCTCGGCCCGCTCGTCGACCTGGTCGCCGAGTTCCGGCAGGCCTACCCGAAAGTGGCGGTGCGGTTCGGTGAGCTGAAATCCGAAGCACAGGCCGCCTCCCTGATCGAGGACGGGCACTGCGAGTTCGTCGTCGCACACCTGCCCCTCGACGAAGACGGCCTCGACGTGGTGGAGCTGGGTGAGCAGGAGTACTGGCTCGTGTATCCCGCCGACACCGAGGTCCCGGACGGACCGGTCCCGCTGTCCGCACTTCCCAAAGTGCCCATGGTGTTCGTGCCCCGCGGTCACTCCCTCGCCGACGAAATCGAAGAGGCGATTCGCCACGCGGGGGCACGGCCGCCCCTGGCCGTGTTGTCCGATCACCGGGAGGCGCGACTTCCCCTGGTACTTGCCGGAATCGGCGGCACCCTGGTGGAGAGGTCGATTGCGGAGTCGGCCCGCGACCGCGCGATCGTGCGCGAAGTAGAGCCCAGATTCGCCCGGAGATTCGGGATCGCCTTCGATCCGGAAACGCTCTCCCCCGTGGGACGCGCGTTCGTGGAACTCATCCGCGCGCGTGGCACAGGCCCACAGGGGAATTAG
- a CDS encoding acetyl-CoA C-acetyltransferase, protein MREVVICEPVRTPIGRYGGMFQSLTAVDLGVAALKGLLDRTGVEPSDIEDVVLGHCNANSEAPAIGRVIALDAGLPITVPGMHIDRRCGSGLQAVIQAAMQVAAGDNDLVVAGGTESMSNASFYSTDMRWGGARSGVQMHDSLVRARSTAGGRFYPVPGGMIETAENLRREYGISRTEQDELAVSSHTRAVTAQKNGILAEEIVPVTVRSRAGEQVIDTDEHPRPDISLESLAALKPILGKTDPESTVTAGNASGQNDAAAMCFVTTMQTAERLGLRPLVRMVSWGAAGVAPKIMGIGPVPATEVALRKAGLALSDIDLIELNEAFAAQALAVMREWDFGAADLDRTNVHGSGISLGHPVGATGVRMLASLARELDRRDARYGLETMCIGGGQGLAAVFERVA, encoded by the coding sequence ATGCGTGAAGTCGTCATCTGCGAACCCGTCCGCACTCCCATCGGACGGTACGGCGGCATGTTCCAGTCCCTCACCGCCGTCGATCTCGGTGTCGCTGCTCTGAAAGGACTGCTCGACCGCACAGGCGTCGAGCCGTCCGACATCGAGGACGTCGTCCTCGGCCACTGCAACGCGAACAGTGAGGCGCCTGCCATCGGCCGTGTAATAGCGCTGGATGCGGGGCTACCGATCACCGTGCCCGGCATGCACATCGACCGCAGATGCGGATCCGGTCTGCAGGCCGTCATCCAGGCGGCGATGCAAGTGGCGGCCGGTGACAACGACCTCGTGGTAGCCGGGGGCACCGAGTCGATGAGCAACGCGTCCTTCTATTCCACCGATATGCGTTGGGGTGGAGCGCGATCCGGTGTGCAGATGCACGACAGCCTCGTGCGCGCCCGGTCCACCGCGGGCGGCCGCTTCTACCCGGTTCCCGGGGGAATGATCGAGACGGCGGAAAACCTGCGCCGCGAATACGGCATCTCACGCACCGAGCAGGACGAGCTCGCGGTGTCTTCACACACCAGGGCCGTAACGGCCCAGAAGAACGGCATCCTCGCCGAAGAGATTGTGCCGGTGACCGTGCGCAGCCGCGCCGGTGAGCAGGTGATCGACACCGACGAGCATCCTCGTCCCGACATCTCACTCGAATCGCTGGCTGCCCTGAAACCGATTCTGGGCAAGACCGATCCGGAATCCACTGTGACCGCCGGCAACGCCAGCGGGCAGAATGACGCTGCAGCAATGTGTTTCGTCACCACGATGCAGACCGCGGAACGGCTCGGTCTGCGTCCGCTCGTGCGTATGGTGTCCTGGGGCGCGGCCGGTGTCGCACCGAAGATCATGGGCATCGGTCCGGTCCCGGCCACCGAGGTCGCGCTGCGCAAGGCCGGGCTCGCCCTCTCCGACATCGACCTGATCGAACTCAACGAAGCGTTCGCGGCGCAAGCGCTGGCCGTGATGCGCGAATGGGATTTCGGCGCAGCGGATCTGGATCGCACCAATGTCCACGGTTCCGGAATCTCCCTCGGTCATCCTGTCGGTGCGACGGGTGTACGGATGCTGGCAAGCCTGGCCCGGGAACTGGATCGCCGTGACGCGCGGTACGGGCTCGAGACGATGTGCATCGGTGGTGGGCAGGGCCTGGCCGCAGTGTTCGAACGAGTGGCGTAG